One Entomomonas asaccharolytica DNA segment encodes these proteins:
- a CDS encoding DUF6094 domain-containing protein — MALIFPRVAANFARNGYYPTDEPTIERILNAIAAKDPNQRIRIIDPTAGEGVAIAEVAHHLGRENVEAYAVEYNRERADHASTLVDHCLRSDLMDTVISNTSFGFLFLNPPYGDMAPGYNGAIYDQSKGRKRLEKLFYQKSFPMLQYGGILTFIIPYNQLDDELSTWLCNHFSQLRIYEAVDKQFKQVVILGVRTKKSDLDLADRKKMLGVFKAIYLGEMKAEELPQDWPYEPYLVPSSKAELQNFYQITMDPAELAREIANLKGLWPEFNLHMKYKQSVPRAPVTKPRDWHIAMALSAGEISGPIHSSETGQTLIVKGDTHKEKVEHTEWKTEQDGSKTFIRTLIDKFVPVIKAWDMTDGSPYKGKIITITTVKDPEPEQNVNNDGVDLSSFLFPIGRLLMTRGIDDLVQQGLDLLPYVTRHGQGDWGDGYESDNKQNDRAVKAMVDGHLYERVMSVYIIDPENDLKIWIITEWHGDDDGHITTVLLPSEY, encoded by the coding sequence ATGGCATTAATATTTCCAAGAGTCGCAGCAAACTTTGCGAGAAATGGTTATTATCCAACAGATGAACCTACTATTGAGCGTATTCTAAATGCGATAGCTGCCAAAGACCCAAACCAACGTATCAGGATCATTGATCCGACAGCAGGTGAGGGGGTAGCAATAGCTGAAGTAGCGCATCATTTAGGACGTGAAAATGTTGAAGCTTATGCTGTGGAATATAACCGTGAACGTGCTGATCATGCCAGTACCTTAGTAGACCACTGCTTACGCAGTGATCTGATGGATACAGTTATCAGCAACACAAGTTTTGGATTCTTATTTTTAAATCCGCCTTATGGTGATATGGCCCCTGGTTACAACGGAGCTATTTATGACCAAAGTAAAGGGCGTAAACGATTAGAAAAACTGTTTTATCAAAAAAGCTTTCCGATGCTTCAGTATGGTGGAATATTGACCTTCATTATTCCCTATAACCAACTGGATGACGAACTAAGCACATGGCTTTGTAACCACTTCTCACAACTGAGAATTTATGAAGCAGTCGATAAGCAGTTTAAACAAGTAGTGATTCTAGGTGTTCGCACTAAAAAATCCGATCTTGATTTAGCTGATCGTAAAAAAATGCTAGGTGTATTCAAAGCAATATACCTAGGAGAAATGAAAGCAGAAGAACTACCTCAAGATTGGCCTTATGAACCTTATCTTGTACCTAGTAGTAAAGCTGAACTACAAAACTTTTATCAAATAACTATGGACCCTGCTGAACTAGCAAGAGAAATAGCTAATTTAAAAGGATTGTGGCCAGAATTTAATCTGCACATGAAATACAAACAAAGTGTTCCAAGAGCACCTGTGACCAAACCTAGAGACTGGCATATTGCAATGGCTCTATCCGCAGGTGAGATCTCAGGCCCGATTCATTCATCTGAAACAGGCCAAACACTGATAGTAAAAGGTGATACCCATAAAGAAAAGGTAGAACACACTGAGTGGAAAACCGAGCAAGATGGCAGCAAAACATTTATCAGAACATTGATAGATAAGTTTGTACCTGTTATCAAAGCATGGGATATGACCGATGGTTCACCCTATAAGGGCAAAATCATCACTATCACTACAGTAAAAGATCCAGAGCCAGAACAAAACGTTAATAACGATGGAGTAGATCTATCTAGTTTTTTATTTCCAATAGGTAGATTGCTAATGACCAGAGGTATTGATGATCTAGTTCAACAAGGCCTTGATTTATTGCCCTATGTTACAAGGCATGGTCAAGGTGATTGGGGTGATGGTTATGAATCTGATAACAAACAAAATGATCGAGCAGTTAAGGCGATGGTTGATGGACACCTTTATGAACGTGTCATGTCAGTTTATATCATTGATCCTGAAAATGACTTGAAAATTTGGATTATTACCGAATGGCATGGTGATGATGATGGGCATATAACCACAGTGTTATTGCCTTCAGAATACTAG
- a CDS encoding conjugal transfer protein TraG N-terminal domain-containing protein, translating into MTTNSFLEYYLTLLAWIINNSIWNTLVATGLFAIPLISIIINEWITARGEGADEGNKGALALARVENKLFTAYVVILFCCIPMLNISLEHMKFDSSRSTTCGVSVPEPSKTGYATSFETIGDQSASVPIWWWLIHAISKGITSAATASIPCAPDIRQISMEVDTTRIEDPILLQEVYDFTNDCYGLARARLFNNKPSLTDAQAYDVKWIGSDYLLNTPGYYDNAYSKLPRKNWPWNEARDTARARTANGGGYPTCKQWWSDSSIGLRDRLVNAVDPTLLTRLKGWITWSSSKEVEDATLRQLVSPEHQKKALSTGEIFQGYGASGRPSIANNVGHGINNTVSNVGLFAEKAQFYPKMNAIRTALPMVQAFLIMALIITLPILMVISTYNLKTVFTITFGMFTLHFMTFWWELARWADSSLLSALYKNESWGSMAKGYFLPVSIVSDGTVQSQVMDYVNGAMFLILPMFFVSTMAWAGYHVGGAISGLLEKGTAGSGAAAATGANTTKQIVEGAIKAAAKGKPG; encoded by the coding sequence ATGACTACTAATAGTTTTTTAGAATACTACCTAACCTTATTAGCTTGGATTATCAACAACAGTATTTGGAATACATTAGTAGCAACAGGTTTATTTGCTATTCCACTTATTTCCATTATTATCAACGAATGGATTACAGCACGAGGTGAAGGGGCAGACGAAGGTAACAAAGGAGCATTAGCTTTAGCAAGGGTTGAAAATAAACTTTTTACTGCCTATGTGGTGATCTTATTTTGTTGTATTCCGATGCTTAATATCTCACTAGAACACATGAAATTTGACTCAAGTCGGAGTACTACCTGTGGAGTGAGTGTACCTGAACCTAGTAAAACAGGCTATGCCACTAGTTTTGAAACAATAGGTGATCAGTCGGCTAGTGTGCCTATATGGTGGTGGCTCATTCATGCAATTAGCAAAGGAATTACTTCAGCAGCTACAGCGTCTATTCCTTGTGCTCCTGATATTAGGCAAATATCAATGGAAGTTGATACAACACGTATTGAAGATCCAATCTTACTGCAAGAAGTTTATGACTTTACCAACGATTGTTATGGTCTTGCTAGAGCTAGGCTTTTCAATAACAAACCTTCTTTAACGGATGCACAAGCCTATGATGTGAAATGGATAGGATCTGACTACCTACTTAATACACCTGGCTATTATGACAATGCTTATTCTAAATTACCGCGTAAGAATTGGCCTTGGAATGAAGCCAGAGATACAGCACGTGCACGTACCGCTAATGGGGGAGGTTATCCAACATGCAAACAATGGTGGTCTGACTCATCAATTGGGCTTCGTGATCGTTTAGTAAATGCAGTAGACCCTACCTTATTAACTCGCTTAAAGGGTTGGATTACATGGTCCAGTAGTAAAGAGGTTGAAGATGCTACATTACGTCAACTGGTGAGTCCAGAACACCAGAAAAAAGCCTTATCTACAGGTGAAATATTTCAAGGATATGGTGCAAGTGGTAGACCTTCTATTGCTAATAATGTTGGTCATGGCATTAACAATACTGTCAGTAATGTGGGATTATTTGCAGAAAAAGCACAATTTTATCCTAAGATGAATGCTATTAGAACTGCATTACCGATGGTACAGGCTTTTTTAATTATGGCTCTTATTATTACCTTGCCTATTTTAATGGTAATCAGTACCTATAATTTGAAAACTGTCTTTACAATAACTTTTGGGATGTTTACTTTGCATTTTATGACCTTTTGGTGGGAATTAGCTCGATGGGCTGATTCATCTTTATTAAGTGCTTTATATAAAAATGAAAGTTGGGGATCAATGGCAAAAGGCTATTTTTTACCTGTCTCAATCGTTTCAGATGGTACTGTACAATCTCAAGTAATGGATTATGTAAATGGTGCAATGTTTTTAATATTACCCATGTTTTTTGTTTCTACAATGGCTTGGGCTGGTTATCATGTTGGAGGAGCAATAAGTGGTTTATTAGAGAAGGGAACAGCAGGATCAGGTGCAGCAGCAGCTACTGGTGCAAACACCACAAAACAAATAGTAGAAGGAGCAATAAAAGCAGCAGCTAAAGGAAAACCAGGTTAA
- a CDS encoding DEAD/DEAH box helicase, protein MNTAIQNIPGKGLVQDLSVFINTFKGQLLDSLGQSNPPVYTPEKANPIRQAIMDNLIRQPFPAQAEIVQAVCALLIDSNEPAAIINAEMGTGKTMMAIAIAAVLFAEGYKRSLVISPPHLVYKWRREILETVPHAKVWVLNGPDTLAKLLQAREALKVKSEDVPEFYILGRVRMRMGYHWKPVCKNGRFVERYLDEDSQKTFTKIRPAACCPDCFSHIINPKSEQPYTPEEFCEIKNQQQCESCGSKLWTLMNGKKVEHKQADSEAEEIEQQDFRKQLVKEMCKIPTIGTATANKLINTFGTDFIAEMLVDNVHNFINLMDEKGDLIFNDSQAVRMERALGKIEFSFGQGGYQASEFIKRYLPQDYFHLLIVDEGHEYKNEGSAQGQAMGVLASKVKKILLLTGTLMGGYASDLFYLLFRVITSRMIEDGYKPNERGSLATASTAFQRDHGILKDIFTEKQGESHKTAKGNKMVHRTSKAPGFGPKGILRYVLPFTVFLKLKEIGGDILPEYTEEFVEVDMTDEQQDAYSYLVGTLTTLLKKALARGDTSLLGVVLNTLLAWPDCCFREETVTHPRDTNDDGTPKVLAKVESLFTPVNIMPKEAELIRICREEKANNRRVLVYSTYTQTRDTTHRLKTILEREGFKVGVLKCKPEEREDWILARVEEGIDVLICNPEQVKTGLDLLDFPTIVYMQTGFNVYTMMQASRRSWRIGQTQVVRVIFLGYRDTTQINCLELMAKKIAVTQSTSGDIPDSGLDCLNPDSESVEMALAKQLLAKAA, encoded by the coding sequence ATGAACACAGCAATACAAAACATACCAGGTAAGGGACTAGTACAAGATTTAAGCGTATTTATTAATACGTTTAAAGGGCAGTTACTAGACTCACTAGGACAATCTAATCCACCTGTGTACACACCTGAAAAAGCCAATCCTATTCGTCAAGCGATTATGGATAACCTTATTCGTCAGCCATTCCCTGCCCAAGCAGAGATAGTGCAAGCAGTTTGTGCACTGTTAATAGACAGCAACGAACCTGCGGCTATTATCAATGCAGAAATGGGGACTGGTAAGACAATGATGGCTATTGCGATTGCAGCGGTATTATTTGCTGAAGGCTATAAACGATCACTGGTTATATCACCACCCCATTTAGTTTATAAATGGCGACGTGAAATACTAGAAACAGTACCTCATGCCAAAGTATGGGTATTGAATGGTCCAGATACATTAGCAAAGCTTCTACAAGCGAGAGAGGCTTTAAAGGTAAAAAGTGAAGATGTACCAGAATTTTACATTCTAGGTCGTGTCAGAATGCGTATGGGCTACCATTGGAAACCTGTATGTAAAAATGGACGATTTGTAGAGCGTTATCTGGATGAAGATTCACAAAAGACCTTTACAAAAATAAGACCAGCAGCCTGTTGCCCAGACTGTTTTAGTCACATCATTAATCCAAAATCAGAACAACCTTACACACCTGAAGAGTTTTGTGAGATCAAAAATCAACAACAGTGTGAAAGTTGTGGTAGTAAGCTTTGGACATTAATGAATGGTAAAAAAGTTGAGCATAAGCAAGCTGACTCAGAAGCTGAAGAAATCGAGCAACAAGATTTTCGGAAGCAACTGGTTAAAGAAATGTGCAAAATCCCTACGATTGGTACTGCAACAGCTAACAAACTTATTAATACGTTTGGAACTGATTTTATTGCAGAAATGCTCGTAGACAATGTACATAACTTTATTAACTTAATGGATGAAAAAGGTGACTTAATCTTTAATGATAGCCAAGCAGTCCGTATGGAGCGAGCTTTAGGGAAAATAGAGTTTAGTTTTGGGCAAGGTGGATACCAAGCTTCAGAATTTATTAAACGCTATCTACCTCAAGACTACTTTCATCTACTGATCGTGGACGAAGGGCATGAGTACAAAAATGAAGGATCTGCACAAGGTCAAGCTATGGGAGTACTGGCTAGTAAAGTAAAAAAAATACTGTTACTGACAGGTACACTCATGGGAGGCTATGCATCAGATCTCTTTTACTTATTGTTCAGAGTTATTACGAGCAGAATGATTGAAGATGGGTACAAACCCAATGAGCGAGGTAGTTTAGCTACTGCCTCAACAGCATTCCAACGTGATCATGGCATATTAAAAGACATCTTTACTGAAAAACAAGGGGAAAGCCACAAGACAGCTAAGGGCAATAAAATGGTCCATAGAACGTCAAAGGCTCCTGGTTTTGGTCCTAAAGGTATTTTACGGTATGTACTACCTTTCACCGTTTTCTTGAAATTAAAGGAAATAGGGGGAGATATACTGCCAGAATATACCGAGGAGTTTGTTGAAGTAGATATGACAGACGAACAACAAGACGCTTATAGCTACCTTGTTGGTACCTTAACTACCTTACTAAAAAAAGCATTAGCACGTGGGGATACCTCACTGCTAGGCGTAGTACTTAATACCTTACTAGCATGGCCTGATTGTTGTTTTAGAGAAGAAACAGTAACGCATCCTAGGGATACAAACGATGATGGTACACCTAAAGTATTGGCAAAAGTAGAAAGCCTATTTACGCCAGTGAACATCATGCCCAAAGAAGCAGAACTGATTCGAATTTGCCGAGAGGAAAAAGCGAATAATCGAAGAGTCCTTGTGTACTCAACCTACACACAGACTAGAGATACAACGCATAGACTCAAGACTATTCTAGAACGAGAAGGTTTTAAGGTAGGTGTCTTAAAATGTAAGCCAGAGGAACGTGAAGACTGGATTTTGGCACGTGTAGAGGAGGGCATTGATGTACTTATCTGCAATCCAGAACAAGTTAAGACAGGCCTCGATTTACTGGACTTTCCTACTATTGTTTACATGCAAACAGGATTTAATGTTTACACCATGATGCAAGCAAGCAGAAGATCTTGGCGGATCGGGCAAACACAAGTTGTTAGAGTAATATTTTTAGGTTATAGGGATACGACACAGATAAACTGTTTAGAACTTATGGCCAAAAAAATAGCGGTTACCCAAAGTACATCGGGCGACATACCAGACAGCGGTTTAGATTGCTTAAATCCAGATAGTGAGTCAGTAGAAATGGCATTAGCTAAACAGCTACTGGCAAAAGCTGCTTAA
- a CDS encoding integrating conjugative element protein, with product MKKTLLALLIASMASTSIAKDYSVTTSGEVVEDYVMYSIGGGNASGVPLTYTKPNTIGLGLEWNSNLICGNMDMMATVQNQLNGITNGFQQLMGEVVDSATGAVQSLPAMLIQRANPGLYELLSNGVLQGRLDFDKSKLACQAMSAKLADVVTSAAFGAVSDGQAMQDMLGAADGAVTGALGDGSGVDAVSAMKGLEENLGQNGMAWLGGMAAGGVNQEPIKITADSVKAGYNAINNRDEGDTSSISTGDCKGGAACTMWKSPEEATEFAQRVVGESERQTCRTEGCKTSDSTGGVGLTPLVQEEYEKRLELMQELLSGAKPITPENLKEVSSDMLPVTRGVIEALKDDPDQGILAQRIASETALSSVLEKAFMLLRLMQAGSKNPRIEEMKPVSIAVANNIKHLKDEMEIIKMELDLRQTLANNTARMVLERQAYNAATSRSIEAADPDKDRFNKLNTTQQSTGGIDE from the coding sequence ATGAAAAAAACATTATTAGCTTTATTGATTGCTTCAATGGCTAGCACATCCATAGCCAAAGACTACAGTGTTACTACTTCAGGAGAGGTAGTAGAAGATTATGTTATGTACAGTATAGGTGGTGGTAATGCTTCAGGTGTACCACTTACTTATACCAAACCAAATACTATTGGTCTAGGTTTAGAGTGGAACTCCAATCTTATCTGCGGAAACATGGATATGATGGCCACTGTACAAAACCAACTTAATGGAATAACTAATGGCTTTCAACAACTAATGGGCGAAGTTGTTGACTCTGCAACAGGGGCAGTACAAAGCCTACCTGCGATGTTAATCCAACGTGCTAATCCTGGTCTTTATGAACTACTAAGCAATGGTGTACTGCAAGGCAGATTAGATTTTGATAAATCAAAACTAGCTTGCCAAGCCATGTCTGCCAAACTAGCAGATGTAGTCACTAGTGCTGCCTTTGGAGCTGTCTCAGATGGTCAAGCTATGCAAGATATGTTAGGTGCAGCAGATGGAGCAGTTACAGGAGCATTGGGTGATGGCTCTGGTGTTGACGCAGTATCAGCTATGAAAGGCCTAGAAGAAAATTTAGGACAAAATGGTATGGCATGGTTAGGAGGAATGGCAGCAGGTGGGGTCAACCAAGAACCTATTAAAATTACTGCGGATAGCGTCAAAGCAGGTTATAACGCTATTAATAACCGTGATGAAGGCGATACCTCCTCTATTAGCACAGGTGATTGCAAAGGAGGTGCTGCTTGTACGATGTGGAAATCTCCTGAAGAAGCTACAGAATTTGCTCAACGTGTAGTAGGAGAGTCTGAACGACAAACCTGTCGTACTGAAGGATGTAAAACTTCTGACTCAACAGGTGGGGTAGGATTGACACCACTGGTACAAGAAGAATATGAGAAACGTTTGGAACTTATGCAAGAATTGTTATCAGGTGCTAAACCCATTACCCCTGAAAACCTAAAAGAAGTATCCAGTGATATGTTACCAGTGACACGTGGCGTGATAGAGGCCTTAAAAGACGATCCTGATCAAGGTATCCTTGCACAACGTATAGCTTCAGAAACAGCGTTATCCTCTGTTTTAGAAAAAGCCTTTATGCTATTACGTTTAATGCAAGCAGGGTCAAAAAATCCACGTATAGAAGAAATGAAACCTGTTTCCATTGCGGTAGCCAACAATATCAAACACCTCAAAGATGAAATGGAAATCATCAAAATGGAGCTAGATTTAAGACAAACCCTAGCTAATAACACTGCTCGCATGGTACTAGAGCGTCAAGCTTACAATGCAGCCACCTCAAGATCTATTGAAGCAGCAGATCCAGATAAAGATCGTTTCAATAAACTCAATACGACACAACAATCAACAGGTGGTATCGATGAATAA
- a CDS encoding endonuclease has product MRLITLILVPLAAQAQPSTFFEAKQLTNQIYFDNNTELYCGCTYNKHKQIDLNSCGYKIRKNTQRNRAERVEWEHVVPAAVIGKQRQCWQKGKRKYCQNNDPEFAKIEADLHNLIPVIGEVNADRQDFMFGWLPGQPSKYGQCQTIIDFKKRKIMPRQEVRGIVARISLYMYDRYHLRLSTQDKQLFQAWNKAYPVTHWEKTRNQRTACIMGWGNNYISTVDLTKCQTK; this is encoded by the coding sequence ATGAGGTTAATTACTTTAATACTTGTACCTTTAGCCGCTCAAGCACAGCCAAGTACTTTCTTTGAAGCAAAGCAACTAACTAATCAAATCTACTTTGATAACAATACCGAACTTTACTGTGGATGTACCTACAATAAACATAAACAAATCGATTTAAATAGTTGTGGCTACAAAATTCGTAAGAATACCCAACGTAATCGTGCTGAAAGAGTAGAGTGGGAGCATGTAGTACCTGCGGCAGTGATAGGAAAACAACGTCAATGTTGGCAGAAAGGCAAACGTAAATATTGCCAAAATAATGATCCTGAGTTTGCTAAAATCGAAGCAGATCTGCACAACCTTATTCCTGTGATCGGAGAAGTGAATGCTGATCGTCAAGACTTCATGTTTGGATGGCTACCTGGTCAACCTTCTAAATATGGTCAATGTCAAACCATCATAGACTTTAAAAAACGTAAAATAATGCCTAGACAAGAAGTAAGGGGTATTGTGGCCAGAATTAGTCTCTATATGTATGATCGTTATCATTTACGATTATCAACACAAGATAAACAACTTTTTCAAGCATGGAACAAAGCTTATCCTGTTACTCACTGGGAAAAAACTAGAAATCAACGTACTGCTTGTATTATGGGATGGGGCAATAACTATATTTCAACAGTTGATTTAACTAAATGCCAAACAAAATAA
- a CDS encoding DUF3275 family protein encodes MITIPGTLTIVTLDGRFGPFNTAKLTTSIGEFVVKDKELDQYKAGKYQGQFVIDKIQPSHYCYGNRFVVECRAYLNSFELNENDDLTPEEEAAFSTNAQDPLEEEKPFTSDSSKKYSKAAPKPAKNKANSKQTNDSTAEAATDKSSDDEKLFGLLWPLGNSIKLDSTCDRETMRMQKARLEELGYEFDFRTQLWNLITAF; translated from the coding sequence ATGATTACTATCCCAGGTACACTTACCATTGTTACATTGGATGGACGTTTTGGTCCATTTAATACAGCAAAATTGACTACATCAATAGGCGAATTTGTTGTCAAAGACAAAGAACTTGACCAGTACAAAGCAGGCAAGTATCAAGGCCAATTTGTGATAGATAAGATTCAACCTTCACATTACTGTTATGGTAATCGTTTTGTCGTTGAGTGTCGTGCTTATTTAAATAGCTTCGAACTTAATGAAAATGATGACTTAACACCTGAAGAAGAAGCTGCTTTTTCTACGAATGCACAAGATCCGTTAGAAGAAGAAAAGCCATTTACTTCAGATTCCTCTAAAAAATATTCAAAAGCAGCACCTAAACCTGCTAAGAATAAAGCAAATTCTAAACAAACTAATGACTCTACAGCAGAAGCTGCAACAGATAAATCATCTGATGATGAAAAGCTGTTTGGTTTACTATGGCCACTTGGTAATAGTATAAAACTAGATTCAACTTGTGATCGTGAAACAATGCGTATGCAGAAGGCACGATTAGAAGAACTTGGTTATGAATTTGATTTTCGTACACAACTTTGGAATTTAATTACCGCATTCTAA
- the tssI gene encoding type VI secretion system tip protein TssI/VgrG, whose product MFYNASETHFQLFWDDSSAQNNQLSIAEEQPKTAIDKLQILSFQGVEGISTPYAFEITLINKHIRFDITQLLSKSVFISFTPEGTSGNGTHGIVQSVKRGPISQHYTTFSIIITPRFTNLMRRVNQRKFVQKTTPDIIKTILEEHGLMEGANTGFEYKFKESYPVRDFCVQYDESDYHFVSRLCQEEGIAYYFQHESNGHKMIFTDAMPFFPSIAEAVKYMSDTGMVADQQALKYFDVSLASKTQTAAWRDYNFTNMKIPEGASQGKQSQKGNEATEPNLEHYDYPSSGMDKARNEQLAKIQIERLRANHLTGDGYSDIPDLHSGYYITIEGHPSLDTMDADKPWLITQIKHKGYQPQVLEAFAGTASAASTTIPSQLHKYLDIDTQLEFSVNDQQQGYFNVFNAIPQDVPYRPALRHPKPKVLGSQTAIVTGAAGEEIYCDEYGRIKVQFHWDREGTYDENSSYWIRVASNWAHDGYGTVVIPRVGMEVMVDFLEGDPDHPIISGAIHNGVNKVPYDLPANKTRSVFKTSSSKGGVGSNELRIEDKAGQEQIFVQAQKDYDQLTKNNHTVQVNNNSHLQVQNEHSETIVKNRYTKNKAEEHHLTELDRKTQIMMNDYKDVAIAEHTTVGTVKTTEAGMEINLKAGMQCIIDGGLSLTLKAGGQHIVLNPAGIWMTMPVWTGGVPMEGTPAIPVPPLAKENAVAPTVAPPIIYKNGFKQIAEKQQGIYRGTLTLIDNKQTPITDKYYKIVTDQGTVLAEGFTDQQGKSIEVATNEGPGAKVYIGQGGWTFSEQVLLADRNECSGCSSEDTQYRGQLNLVDKNQNPIADAYYKIVGSNGEVLAEGITNEQGQSEEVVSYTDSEAKLYLGQGGWVLTEQVTIEEECCC is encoded by the coding sequence TTGTTTTATAATGCTAGTGAAACTCATTTTCAATTATTTTGGGACGACTCTTCTGCACAAAATAATCAACTATCAATAGCTGAAGAACAACCTAAAACAGCAATAGATAAATTACAAATATTATCTTTTCAAGGAGTCGAAGGTATATCAACACCTTATGCTTTTGAAATAACCTTAATTAACAAACATATCCGTTTTGATATTACTCAACTCCTAAGTAAATCAGTCTTTATAAGTTTTACTCCTGAAGGCACATCTGGTAATGGTACGCATGGAATTGTACAGAGTGTTAAAAGAGGGCCTATAAGCCAACACTATACAACCTTCTCTATTATCATTACACCACGTTTTACTAACCTAATGCGTAGAGTTAATCAACGCAAATTTGTTCAAAAAACTACCCCTGATATTATAAAAACCATCTTAGAAGAACATGGTCTGATGGAAGGAGCTAACACTGGCTTTGAATACAAATTCAAAGAAAGCTATCCAGTCAGAGATTTTTGTGTTCAATACGATGAATCTGACTACCATTTTGTGTCGCGCCTTTGCCAAGAAGAAGGTATTGCATATTACTTTCAACATGAAAGTAATGGTCATAAAATGATTTTTACTGATGCCATGCCATTCTTTCCAAGCATAGCAGAAGCAGTTAAATACATGAGTGATACAGGCATGGTTGCAGACCAACAAGCCTTAAAATACTTTGATGTATCACTTGCTTCAAAAACTCAAACAGCAGCATGGCGTGACTACAACTTTACCAACATGAAAATCCCTGAAGGGGCTAGTCAAGGTAAACAAAGCCAAAAAGGTAACGAAGCCACAGAACCAAACTTAGAACACTACGACTATCCAAGTTCAGGTATGGACAAAGCCAGAAATGAACAACTGGCTAAAATACAAATTGAACGTCTCAGAGCTAACCACCTAACAGGTGATGGATATTCAGACATTCCAGATCTACACAGTGGTTATTACATCACTATCGAGGGACATCCTAGCCTAGATACAATGGATGCTGACAAACCTTGGCTAATTACCCAAATAAAACATAAAGGCTATCAACCACAAGTTTTAGAAGCCTTTGCAGGAACAGCTAGTGCAGCCAGTACCACTATACCTAGTCAACTGCATAAATATCTTGATATAGATACCCAGTTAGAATTTTCAGTAAATGACCAACAACAAGGTTATTTCAACGTATTCAACGCCATTCCACAAGATGTGCCCTACAGACCTGCTTTAAGACATCCAAAACCCAAAGTACTAGGTTCGCAAACAGCCATTGTAACAGGCGCAGCAGGTGAAGAAATCTACTGTGATGAGTATGGACGAATCAAAGTTCAATTTCACTGGGACAGAGAAGGTACATACGATGAAAATAGCTCCTACTGGATCAGAGTAGCAAGTAACTGGGCGCATGATGGCTATGGTACAGTTGTTATACCTAGAGTAGGTATGGAAGTGATGGTAGATTTTCTGGAAGGAGATCCTGATCACCCCATAATTTCTGGAGCAATCCATAATGGCGTTAACAAAGTCCCTTATGACCTACCTGCTAATAAAACTCGATCAGTATTTAAAACAAGCTCATCCAAAGGTGGTGTAGGCTCTAATGAACTAAGAATAGAAGACAAAGCAGGGCAAGAACAAATCTTTGTACAAGCACAGAAAGATTATGATCAACTCACTAAAAATAATCATACCGTACAAGTTAACAACAACAGCCACCTACAAGTACAAAACGAACACTCAGAAACCATAGTAAAAAACAGATACACCAAAAATAAAGCTGAAGAACATCATTTAACAGAGCTAGATCGAAAGACTCAAATAATGATGAACGACTACAAAGATGTAGCTATAGCAGAACATACCACAGTAGGTACAGTAAAAACTACAGAAGCAGGGATGGAAATTAATCTAAAAGCTGGAATGCAATGTATTATTGATGGTGGCTTATCCCTAACCTTAAAAGCAGGTGGTCAACATATCGTACTAAACCCCGCAGGGATATGGATGACAATGCCAGTATGGACTGGTGGTGTACCAATGGAAGGAACACCTGCTATACCAGTTCCACCATTAGCCAAAGAAAATGCAGTGGCACCGACAGTAGCTCCACCCATTATCTATAAAAATGGTTTTAAGCAAATAGCAGAAAAACAACAAGGAATCTATAGAGGAACGCTTACGCTTATCGACAACAAGCAAACCCCCATAACTGACAAATACTACAAAATAGTCACTGACCAAGGTACTGTTTTAGCTGAAGGTTTTACTGATCAGCAAGGTAAAAGTATAGAAGTAGCAACTAATGAAGGACCAGGGGCTAAAGTATATATAGGTCAAGGTGGTTGGACATTCTCAGAACAAGTGCTGCTAGCTGACAGAAATGAATGTTCAGGGTGTAGTAGTGAAGACACTCAATACAGAGGGCAACTAAACCTCGTAGACAAAAATCAAAATCCTATAGCAGATGCTTATTACAAGATAGTAGGTAGTAATGGCGAAGTATTAGCTGAAGGAATAACAAACGAACAAGGTCAAAGTGAAGAAGTTGTATCCTATACTGACTCTGAAGCAAAACTTTATTTAGGTCAAGGTGGTTGGGTACTAACAGAACAAGTAACTATTGAAGAAGAGTGCTGTTGCTAA